DNA from Calypte anna isolate BGI_N300 chromosome 6, bCalAnn1_v1.p, whole genome shotgun sequence:
TTCAGTAGTGCTAAGTAGATTTTATGTCTGGGTGAGTATTTGTGTGTTTATTGAGATGCATCATGGAGCAAGCTGTAAATGTAAATGCAGAGCTGTGCATGGAAAGCTTGCTCGTGTTGTTTGAGACAAGTGCTTGTTTCAAAGTCTGGATCACTTTTTGCCTTCATGCAAGGGCTGATAACCCTATTTGCTGCTGGAAGTTTTAAAGCAGGATTGACTTCTGTCTACTGAACTTAAAGTAGTTTTTAAACTGGCATCTTAAATGCTTTAAAGAGGTGCAGTAGCTTGGGGAGGAGAGGTTTGTTTCCTGTTCTGCCCTGGGAAAACCTCTGGCCATGGAACCCTGAAATAATGGGGCAGGGCCTCTTAATTCCTGTTAATTCAGAGGTCTCTTAGCATGTGGCAAACTTGGTTTTCTTTACCATAGTTAGTGTAAGTAACCCATGGGTTTGCTGGGTATTTTTTCCCTAGTGTTTATCtgctaaaaataattcagatagTCATGCAGAGCTTATTTTGGTGAGCGGTGTGTGAAAGTTCCTGTGTGAAGGGTCATTGTAGTGACATAAGTAGTGGCATAGGGCCTCACTGTTCTGGCAGCAACTTGTTTGTATTCAAACTAAACATTGCTTTGGAGTTAAAATgaaatcattattttcttcctctccatttACTGGTATTTTAGTGCATTTCCCATCTACATCCATGTGCCtggtgtattttttgtttgtttttcacttacCAGTTTGCTAAACATCACAGCTGAAGGCAAAGCACTTAAGGTGTGTGTAGGGAGGCCTGAACTCCAAATTGCACTGCTGGTTAAAGGACCCCAGCAGGGTTCTTTCTGTTGCAAGCAGTGGAAACCTAGACTGAGAAATCATATCCACACTGCTAACTCCATTATTTAGTGATTTGATTTTGACTTTAATTCATTCTCAAGTATGTgaatttttgttggttttagaTAAAACTATTAAATTATGGAAAATAAGTGAAAGGGATAAAAGAGCCGAAGgttataatttaaaagatgaagatGGAAGACTTAGGGATCCTTTCACAATCACAGCACTACGGGTATgttactgctccttgcctttaaatacatttcttcttGTACTGCTCTGCTTTGTGTCACCCAAGTTGTCAGCTTAAATGTGTAGATTGGAAAAATGATGCTTTGGTCAGGGTCACTGAAAACTTGTATAAAAAATGGAGGTACTTCATTATACATGCATAACAAAGTTGTAATAAGGAAACGAGGGGAACACAAGGCAGGATTTCATGGCTAAAATAATATTGGCTTATgaatagtttgttgtgaggtttgggttttttaaatcttaGCATATTAAAAATTGATTCAAAAttgaaactttaaaattaaacactCTTTTAGAAACAGCCTTCATCCACCTCAAGTTGCAGAAAAAGATCTATTGATTTATTGACagcaataaaatataataaactGTTGCTGTTCAGaccaaaaaaaagtaatttttgagCATCTGTCTGGGGCTGCTCTACTCTACTCAGTTCATAGAGAGCACAGACTCATCTTGCAGTGCTCTTAAAATAGTCTCATGTCTTGGTGCTACATGAAGAGGAGTGCAGGGAGCATCTGTCTCAGAGCCTGCAGCCCACTGACTTCCTGCTGGTCAGCAGAGGACagtgctgcagcatcctcaCCAGCAAGGAGCAGAGGTGACCCACAGTACCCTACAGGACAGGGGCCTCCTGTGCAGCTTGAGCATGAGCCATGGGGAATTTAGGAAGATCTGGGCTTTGACTAGTATTTTGGCATCTACTTTAAACAGTAATATATTTAGGAAGCATCGAGCTGAAAGGGAGTAACAACAGAAGGCAAGAACCTAAGAACCTGTCTCTCCAAAGCTTAGTGTTCtaaatttgctgcttttctggagaGGAAGGATGGGCTGAGCTGCAGACTTTGCCTGTCACTACATTCTGCAGGAGGGGATGATGGAATCAGCCAAACCCAAGCAATGATGggcagatggggaaaaaaacccttgccTAGAGTTACCTGTGTTAAAATTACCAGGCTCTAGAGAACTGCAGTAGATGTACCGAGGCTTTGTTTGCATGTTTTGATACAGAACTGTGATCCTCACTTGTCTGCAGGgcttcagagctgcagccttTGCTTAAGAGGCCATGGCATTTCTACATACCAGTCCTGATAATTCACATTAGTGCATTTTGGGTTTCACTGCCCAGATAGCAACTCTTCTGTGATGAGATAGGAAAATTGCCCAGTAAAAAGCAATGGATTAATACTAATCACTGCATTTTGATGTAAGCAGACTGCGAGATACAGACCTGGTGAAAACAGTTACATAGCCCTGCGATTACTTTGTTTCTTGTTCCAGGAAGACAGATTATCTTGGACACTGTCATAACTTTTTCTTGGTTAGATGATGTAAGTTAGTGTTGAATTCTGTGTACTGGAACAACACGGGATGTCCCTGGGCAACCTTCAGCTACTCACTTGCTGGTCAGTGAGAAGGAGCTAGATGGAAGCTTAATCCACTTAATCCACAGAGATCTGGGGAGTACAGCTAATTAATATCTTCTGAATCAAAACCCAGGTTTATGCCAAAATTGACTgttgtttttcatgtttcaggTGCCCATATTGAAACCCATGGACCTAATGGTAGAAGCAAGTCCCAGAAGGATATTTGCAAATGCACATACTTACCACATAAACTCTATTTCAGTAAATAGTGATCATGAAACATACCTTTCTGCAGACGACCTAAGAATTAACCTATGGCATTTAGAAATCACAGATAGAAGTTTCAGTATCCTTTTTTTGTTCCCTAGGAACGCAGAGGCACACCTAAGTTGTGTATGTTTGAGAGTTGCTTTAATTTTACTAAGTAGAGTAAGTGCTTAAATCTAGGGATTAAAATTGAGGATTTTATAGTCTAGAGGTTTAATTCAGTGAAAGGCCTTAGGATGTGCTCATGCATTCCTGAGTGCAAGCATTTCTTCAGTGGAATGCTGCCAGTAGAAATATCACAGTTTATTTCTAAGCAGAAATGGAGGAATTTTGGGAGCATCATTTATTTGTGAAGTTCAGTGAATTCAAATAAGAGATGAAAGAGTAGATCCTTTGTTGCTGTAGATACCTCTTTCCAGAAGTTAGGTCTCTTAACTAAACGACACTTACcttacagaaaactttttttcctcatgtcaaATGTTATCATtaactgcagaaataattttaaaatctttttacaAGCTTTGCATCCAAAACTACATTGTATCCTACATTGACAAAtatgcagtaaaataaaagttgcagaaatacaaaatattaaagaagTCAGGCACAAGTGTAATGAATCTTTGGGGAAAGAAATGAAGCATATGCTGTGTTTAATAGGGAGCATTAAGAAAGAGGCCTGAGAGAAGCCTAAAATGATATCCAGCATCACTAAAAGTGATCTGTAATACTGAGATGATGTGTTTACTTTTACATACACTTTGGTCACTGTACTTTGTGTAGATTGCACATGTAGACATTTAGATCTTGCCCTGCTTTTCCACATCATATTTTTACCATCTTGTAGCAATTGTCTGCCAAGAGTGATTTGAATGGGAGATGTTACATGTCTTTACAAAACCTTCCCAGATATTGTAGATATCAAGCCTGCTAACATGGAGGAGCTGACAGAGGTGATCACAGCTGCAGAGTTCCACCCTCACCACTGTAACGTGTTTGtctacagcagcagcaagggcaCCATCCGTCTGTGTGACATGCGCTCCTCTGCCCTCTGCGACAGGCATTCCAAGTGTAAGTGGGGATGCAGCTTGGGTCAGGgctttcctgctttctgttGTGCAAGACAGAGTCTAGAGGTGTTCTGCTTGTCAGTAAACATGCCACGTTGTGCTCAGAGAGCATGCAAGGTAAGGGGTGGTGGTTTTGTAGAATGGAACATTTTAATTGTCTTGTTCTAGGCCACCAACAAGCAGAAGTGTAGCATGAGACAATTGACCATCTGACTCTGCTCCTGTTTACCCATTTATGCATCATAAACTGATGGGAACAAGTGCTTTTGGCACCAGTGAGACCTGTCTTCTGTCCAGACTCAGTCTTGGTGCTTCTCAAAGGTATCTGCTTAACAAATGCCAGTTCAGGGCAGTTTATTCACCTTTCTGCATTAGAAACTGGGCTGATGCTGCCAGAATAATTAACTTGGTGACCCTTTGCAGCCCCTAGAGCTATTAGTTTGAAGTGAGCTTCCTGGGGTAAAAGGTAAATTCTCTTTACTCTGCTCAGCCATATAAGCCTAGGTGGGTGAGGAAAACTTTTCTGTTGAAGTCACAAGGGTAACTGCCAGTGCCTTGCACACAGCCCCTTGCTTCTGGTTCACTGTGGTAATAGTTATGGTTTGTGTAACTAGTCCTGTGGGGTGACCCACCCTACTGGTATTTGCAGGTAAGCTTTCCAGAGTGCAGATAAGGCTTTCTTCTTGGAAGGAAACACTTGGGCAATAGGAGCTTCATCTGTGTGACTGGCTGTTGCCTTAAATTACTTAGGAGCACTGAATTGTGTAACTGCTTGCCACTGAGTAGCATCCCATTAAAAGGGATcaattcaaaaatgaaatggagtTCTGGATAGCTTGTGTTGTGAAATTGACTTCAATTTAAAGAAGGcattttttgtctcctttctgaATCCATGCCAGCTGCACTTTGAGGGTAGATACCAACACTTCATTTCAGTAGGCTGTGTTGTACAGCTTCTGTTCAGATGTCAAGAGGAGTACATTGAGGAGTAGTCTGAAGATGTGTGTGGGATACTGGTGTGGTCATCTGTGCAACAGGACTTGCAGATTTGCAGAAGGGCTGTCCCTTCATTTTCTCTGATTCATCCCTAAGATTTTTGAGTTGCAGTTTGCTGGTGCTGTGTTCCAGTTGGGAGTGTTTGAGATGGGTAACTAGCAATCCAATCACTAAAACCATAGCACTGCTTAAATagagatgatttttaaaagtatttaacagcaactttctttaaaaataaagaagtctATTGATTTAAAGTATTATAGGTACTGAAAAATGTTCAAAGCTGTAAAACTTGGTGTTGGTTTCATTTGTAATTGTCTTCTATCTACAGTTTTTGAAGAACCTGAAGATCCTAGCAGCAgatcatttttttcagaaattatatcCTCGATATCTGACGTAAAATTCAGTCACAGTGGTCGCTACATGATGACAAGAGACTACCTTTCTGTGAAAGTCTGGGATCTCAATATGGAAAACAGGCCTGTAGAGACATATCAAGTATGGTGTTCAAGTTTTCTTAAAtatcccttcctttcccttttttcctttctcttaatCTCTAATACCAATTTACATGTTTCAAAAAGGTTCATGAGTATCTTCGAAGCAAGCTATGTTCTCTTTATGAAAATGACTGCATCTTTGACAAATTTGAGTGCTGCTGGAACGGTTCTGATAGGTAAGTcgatggtttggtttggtttgatttttccCTCAGCATCAGGGATTTTCAGAGTTTTATGTCTGAAATACCTAAAAGAGAGGCGCTTGTCTGCTTCCAAATACTCACAAGCTGTTCAATGAAATTGTACCAGTTTTGATGTGATAGTAACAGCATAACAGGATCAGCCTGTGAAACAGTCTTTGGCCTAAATCTTATCAAATAATCACATGGTTTATGTGGGGACAGGGATCAGGGAAGTCAAATCTCATAATCTGTGTGCTGGAGTCAGCAAGGACAGAGCAGCCCACCTAGattgctgctgcagtgctgggtgggaTTGCACAGACTGCTGCATGCCACTTACTGTGGATTTCTTAAGGAAACAATTTTTAGGAGAACTGGTTATTCTAAATGCCAGGTTGCCATTGAGTTGAGTTCCCTTtagaaaaagaaccaaaaaaagcTTTACTCAGGGCATTTCCCAGCACAATCTGGGTGGTGTATGCTGTGGTAATAATACCTCACTCTTCTCTtactcattaattttttaatgccatGAGGACAGTGTGTATCAGCAGAGGTGAGAGGGCTGAGGTGGTTGGTCTCTTGACAATCTGTGGGACTTCTGTGTGGGAAGTGGCTTCTCCAGGTTCAAGTGGTAGAGATAAGTATTGAGTACAGAAAGTAGTGAAAAGCTCAGCCTGAGTTTCAGGCACATTTCTTGGTGAGAGCTACAATCAAGCTGCTCCTTGGAAAGCGTTTTCagatgcacttttttttttctgccttgtctAAAAGCCAGTTTGATACAGTGCAGAAAGTCAGCATTTTCTGCAAGGCTGCATAGCACATTCACACAGGGGGTCTCTTTCAGTGACTCAACAGTTTTTCATGGTTAATCCATCGGTGTGCTCGTTGTCCACACGTGCACAGTGTCAGAAGGCACTTCCATCTCTGACAGCTTGGTGAAATGGTCAGTTTACAGTGGCTTTGCTTCTACCATGACAGCTGTAATGGTGGGATAAAGGCATAGAGTAGCAGGGGGAATTCCCACTTTGCTCACACTAAGATGAACAAAGCATCAGGGGGGCCAGAAgaagagctggaagagaaaGTGGTGGAGTGGAGTCAGTGGTGAAGTCCAAGAAGaagggagctgagcagcactgtATGTCAGAGAGCAGCTTGGTCTGACAGGCACCCTGTGTGCTACAGGGGTCAGTGATGCTTCTGGAGACCTAATCAGCTgtgcctttcttctgcttttaaacagTGCTATCATGACTGGATCTTACAACAATTTCTTTAGAATGTTTGACCGGAACACGCGGCGAGATATCACTCTAGAAGCATCCAGGGAGAGCAGCAAACCTCGTGCCATCCTAAAGCCGCGCAAAGTCTGTACGGGTGGCAAGAGGAAGAAGGACGAAATAAGTGTTGACAGTCTGGACTTCAACAAGAAGATCCTTCATACAGCATGGCATCCCATGGAGAACATCATTGCTGTAGCTGCCACCAATAATTTGTATATATTCCAGGACAAAATTAACTAAAGATGACTTACTTGAGGACAGAGTCGTCGTCTTGCATAGTTAATTAAGCTCAGTTGTTTATCTGTAAAAGAGAAGGCCTCGTTGTCCTACCAGTGAAGAACATTGATGCACTTACTTCCCTCTTAGATAAAGGAGAGGATCTGGCCTGGTTTTTGAGTTCATGGTATAGTTCTGCCTTCGGTGGGGGTAGGGAGCATCGTTTGCAGCTTTCTGGGAGAAGCCCTCTAGAGGCAGAGCTGATGGACAGTGCTCAGTAAGGCCAATACTCAcaacaaatgtatttatttaagtCTGAGCCTTCCTTTCCAGTTTATAGACCAAAAATTTAACACCCGAGAAGAAAAACTTgtcataaaaatgtaatttctatCTCTCGCGCTCTTTCTCTGCTGTAATATTTGGGCCTTTCAAAACATATATTGTGCTTAATGCCTGTAAACATTCCTCCTCTGGCCTGTATCTAGGCTTAGGTGTTTTTACCTTTGAGCACTTAGGTAGGTCTTGAGTTGGGTTCGTAGACAGGTTTCCATGAATATTTACTCACCAACTGTATCTATAACCACACCTTCTGGTGTAAACCacttaataaaataacaaactataaaaagtgtttttaaatctGAAGGTATGTAttcagtctttttattttttttattgcatgtACTGAGATTGGGCAGATTGGACAACGTTTGCCCCAAAACATTGATTTTTGGCAGAGTAATACAGACTTTTTTGTGTAGTATTTCAAATTCAAAGTTTAGGGTTTCCATGAAGTTGTCAGTTTAAGTTGCACTGGTTTTCTTGTAAAATGCTATCTGTGTACCAAGTAGGAGACTGACAAGGTTACTATAACGACATCCACAGCCTTAATACCAAGTGACCACCTTGcacagaagggaaaacagaacatttaacaaattttcttctttgaggataaaaaaatcagtttatctGATGCCTCTCGATGTTAGATAGAGACATACCTTATGTGCATTatgttttttaacctttttagTACTTGTCATGAAGATAGAGTTTATTTTAACTATTTGGCACAGCACATTGTCTCTCACAGGGAGTACAGACCCTGTCTGGGTGATGCTG
Protein-coding regions in this window:
- the PPP2R2D gene encoding serine/threonine-protein phosphatase 2A 55 kDa regulatory subunit B delta isoform isoform X1, which translates into the protein MAGPAPGVAGGGGGGGSSSCSSSNDFQWCFSQVKGAIDEDVAEADIISTVEFNYSGDLLATGDKGGRVVIFQREQENKSRPHSRGEYNVYSTFQSHEAEFDYLKSLEIEEKINKIRWLPQQNAAHFLLSTNDKTIKLWKISERDKRAEGYNLKDEDGRLRDPFTITALRVPILKPMDLMVEASPRRIFANAHTYHINSISVNSDHETYLSADDLRINLWHLEITDRSFNIVDIKPANMEELTEVITAAEFHPHHCNVFVYSSSKGTIRLCDMRSSALCDRHSKFFEEPEDPSSRSFFSEIISSISDVKFSHSGRYMMTRDYLSVKVWDLNMENRPVETYQVHEYLRSKLCSLYENDCIFDKFECCWNGSDSAIMTGSYNNFFRMFDRNTRRDITLEASRESSKPRAILKPRKVCTGGKRKKDEISVDSLDFNKKILHTAWHPMENIIAVAATNNLYIFQDKIN
- the PPP2R2D gene encoding serine/threonine-protein phosphatase 2A 55 kDa regulatory subunit B delta isoform isoform X2; this encodes MAGVAGGGGGGGSSSCSSSNDFQWCFSQVKGAIDEDVAEADIISTVEFNYSGDLLATGDKGGRVVIFQREQENKSRPHSRGEYNVYSTFQSHEAEFDYLKSLEIEEKINKIRWLPQQNAAHFLLSTNDKTIKLWKISERDKRAEGYNLKDEDGRLRDPFTITALRVPILKPMDLMVEASPRRIFANAHTYHINSISVNSDHETYLSADDLRINLWHLEITDRSFNIVDIKPANMEELTEVITAAEFHPHHCNVFVYSSSKGTIRLCDMRSSALCDRHSKFFEEPEDPSSRSFFSEIISSISDVKFSHSGRYMMTRDYLSVKVWDLNMENRPVETYQVHEYLRSKLCSLYENDCIFDKFECCWNGSDSAIMTGSYNNFFRMFDRNTRRDITLEASRESSKPRAILKPRKVCTGGKRKKDEISVDSLDFNKKILHTAWHPMENIIAVAATNNLYIFQDKIN